In Onychostoma macrolepis isolate SWU-2019 chromosome 14, ASM1243209v1, whole genome shotgun sequence, a single window of DNA contains:
- the LOC131553012 gene encoding uncharacterized protein LOC131553012 isoform X1, translating into MCKDKILSLFSKMPKPADVMLTVPVYQQQQYDVSRFLKIKPLALGVKTHCSTSREVFSEYEQTGTISCVFVSQILELLLALLGLCLIIWNVCFSLLWSPVSFILTGALTVSAASTCKPCLVKSSQMLSYFNAAAAALSLRFHFYYTWGVTCFVLMACDTLIFIFSVTVALTSYSCCCRPKPRHVEISYMDADLPVNHIVLVGQPDPSAVVQSVSSIMYMLPAAHGSVPPAPLPNYSPVPTIPPPAYDQVSAAPPPNYSSVPSTPPPAYEDLQTRR; encoded by the exons ATGTGCAAAGACAAGATACTCTCTTTATTTTCAAAGATGCCAAAACCCGCTGATGTGATGCTAACCGTGCCAGTATACCAGCAACAGCAGTATGACGTCTCCAGGTTCCTGAAGATCAAGCCACTGGCTTTGGGGGTAAAAACACACTGTTCCACATCAAGAGAAGTATTCAGTGAGTATGAACAAACAGGTActatatcttgtgtttttgtctcaCAGATTTTGGAACTATTGCTAGCCTTATTGGGACTCTGTTTGATAATCtggaatgtttgtttttctcttctctGGTCACCAGTCAGC TTCATTTTAACTGGAGCATTAACAGTCTCGGCAGCAAGCACATGCAAACCATGTCTG GTCAAATCCTCACAAATGCTCAGCTATTTCAATGCGGCAGCAGCTGCTCTGTCTCTCCGCTTTCACTTTTATTACACTTGG GGTGTGACCTGCTTTGTCCTTATGGCTTGTGATACTCTCATCTTCATTTTTTCTGTTACTGTTGCTTTAACCTCCTATTCCTGTTGCTGCAGACCAAAG CCAAGACATGTCGAGATCAGTTATATGGACGCAGATTTGCCTGTCAACCATATTGTGCTCGTGGGCCAGCCGGACCCCTCTGCAGTGGTACAGTCCGTTAGTTCAATCATGTACATGCTGCCAGCCGCACATGGCTCAGTCCCACCTGCGCCTCTGCCAAATTACAGTCCAGTACCAACTATACCTCCACCAGCCTACGACCAGGTCTCAGCTGCACCTCCACCAAACTACAGTTCAGTCCCAAGTACTCCTCCACCAGCATATGAG GATTTACAGACCAGAAGATAA
- the LOC131553012 gene encoding uncharacterized protein LOC131553012 isoform X3 — translation MCKDKILSLFSKMPKPADVMLTVPVYQQQQYDVSRFLKIKPLALGILELLLALLGLCLIIWNVCFSLLWSPVSFILTGALTVSAASTCKPCLVKSSQMLSYFNAAAAALSLRFHFYYTWGVTCFVLMACDTLIFIFSVTVALTSYSCCCRPKPRHVEISYMDADLPVNHIVLVGQPDPSAVVQSVSSIMYMLPAAHGSVPPAPLPNYSPVPTIPPPAYDQVSAAPPPNYSSVPSTPPPAYEDLQTRR, via the exons ATGTGCAAAGACAAGATACTCTCTTTATTTTCAAAGATGCCAAAACCCGCTGATGTGATGCTAACCGTGCCAGTATACCAGCAACAGCAGTATGACGTCTCCAGGTTCCTGAAGATCAAGCCACTGGCTTTGGGG ATTTTGGAACTATTGCTAGCCTTATTGGGACTCTGTTTGATAATCtggaatgtttgtttttctcttctctGGTCACCAGTCAGC TTCATTTTAACTGGAGCATTAACAGTCTCGGCAGCAAGCACATGCAAACCATGTCTG GTCAAATCCTCACAAATGCTCAGCTATTTCAATGCGGCAGCAGCTGCTCTGTCTCTCCGCTTTCACTTTTATTACACTTGG GGTGTGACCTGCTTTGTCCTTATGGCTTGTGATACTCTCATCTTCATTTTTTCTGTTACTGTTGCTTTAACCTCCTATTCCTGTTGCTGCAGACCAAAG CCAAGACATGTCGAGATCAGTTATATGGACGCAGATTTGCCTGTCAACCATATTGTGCTCGTGGGCCAGCCGGACCCCTCTGCAGTGGTACAGTCCGTTAGTTCAATCATGTACATGCTGCCAGCCGCACATGGCTCAGTCCCACCTGCGCCTCTGCCAAATTACAGTCCAGTACCAACTATACCTCCACCAGCCTACGACCAGGTCTCAGCTGCACCTCCACCAAACTACAGTTCAGTCCCAAGTACTCCTCCACCAGCATATGAG GATTTACAGACCAGAAGATAA
- the LOC131553012 gene encoding uncharacterized protein LOC131553012 isoform X2: MPKPADVMLTVPVYQQQQYDVSRFLKIKPLALGVKTHCSTSREVFSEYEQTGTISCVFVSQILELLLALLGLCLIIWNVCFSLLWSPVSFILTGALTVSAASTCKPCLVKSSQMLSYFNAAAAALSLRFHFYYTWGVTCFVLMACDTLIFIFSVTVALTSYSCCCRPKPRHVEISYMDADLPVNHIVLVGQPDPSAVVQSVSSIMYMLPAAHGSVPPAPLPNYSPVPTIPPPAYDQVSAAPPPNYSSVPSTPPPAYEDLQTRR, translated from the exons ATGCCAAAACCCGCTGATGTGATGCTAACCGTGCCAGTATACCAGCAACAGCAGTATGACGTCTCCAGGTTCCTGAAGATCAAGCCACTGGCTTTGGGGGTAAAAACACACTGTTCCACATCAAGAGAAGTATTCAGTGAGTATGAACAAACAGGTActatatcttgtgtttttgtctcaCAGATTTTGGAACTATTGCTAGCCTTATTGGGACTCTGTTTGATAATCtggaatgtttgtttttctcttctctGGTCACCAGTCAGC TTCATTTTAACTGGAGCATTAACAGTCTCGGCAGCAAGCACATGCAAACCATGTCTG GTCAAATCCTCACAAATGCTCAGCTATTTCAATGCGGCAGCAGCTGCTCTGTCTCTCCGCTTTCACTTTTATTACACTTGG GGTGTGACCTGCTTTGTCCTTATGGCTTGTGATACTCTCATCTTCATTTTTTCTGTTACTGTTGCTTTAACCTCCTATTCCTGTTGCTGCAGACCAAAG CCAAGACATGTCGAGATCAGTTATATGGACGCAGATTTGCCTGTCAACCATATTGTGCTCGTGGGCCAGCCGGACCCCTCTGCAGTGGTACAGTCCGTTAGTTCAATCATGTACATGCTGCCAGCCGCACATGGCTCAGTCCCACCTGCGCCTCTGCCAAATTACAGTCCAGTACCAACTATACCTCCACCAGCCTACGACCAGGTCTCAGCTGCACCTCCACCAAACTACAGTTCAGTCCCAAGTACTCCTCCACCAGCATATGAG GATTTACAGACCAGAAGATAA
- the LOC131553012 gene encoding uncharacterized protein LOC131553012 isoform X4, whose protein sequence is MPKPADVMLTVPVYQQQQYDVSRFLKIKPLALGILELLLALLGLCLIIWNVCFSLLWSPVSFILTGALTVSAASTCKPCLVKSSQMLSYFNAAAAALSLRFHFYYTWGVTCFVLMACDTLIFIFSVTVALTSYSCCCRPKPRHVEISYMDADLPVNHIVLVGQPDPSAVVQSVSSIMYMLPAAHGSVPPAPLPNYSPVPTIPPPAYDQVSAAPPPNYSSVPSTPPPAYEDLQTRR, encoded by the exons ATGCCAAAACCCGCTGATGTGATGCTAACCGTGCCAGTATACCAGCAACAGCAGTATGACGTCTCCAGGTTCCTGAAGATCAAGCCACTGGCTTTGGGG ATTTTGGAACTATTGCTAGCCTTATTGGGACTCTGTTTGATAATCtggaatgtttgtttttctcttctctGGTCACCAGTCAGC TTCATTTTAACTGGAGCATTAACAGTCTCGGCAGCAAGCACATGCAAACCATGTCTG GTCAAATCCTCACAAATGCTCAGCTATTTCAATGCGGCAGCAGCTGCTCTGTCTCTCCGCTTTCACTTTTATTACACTTGG GGTGTGACCTGCTTTGTCCTTATGGCTTGTGATACTCTCATCTTCATTTTTTCTGTTACTGTTGCTTTAACCTCCTATTCCTGTTGCTGCAGACCAAAG CCAAGACATGTCGAGATCAGTTATATGGACGCAGATTTGCCTGTCAACCATATTGTGCTCGTGGGCCAGCCGGACCCCTCTGCAGTGGTACAGTCCGTTAGTTCAATCATGTACATGCTGCCAGCCGCACATGGCTCAGTCCCACCTGCGCCTCTGCCAAATTACAGTCCAGTACCAACTATACCTCCACCAGCCTACGACCAGGTCTCAGCTGCACCTCCACCAAACTACAGTTCAGTCCCAAGTACTCCTCCACCAGCATATGAG GATTTACAGACCAGAAGATAA
- the si:ch211-175m2.5 gene encoding uncharacterized protein si:ch211-175m2.5, giving the protein MSLRGVLKLSLRSNFGLLYSLTPASRVGVKTAGTHTRHSSSSSSSELISRYPVPNKKNLPFDIVELMEEVEQKGGFLPNVFKVLAHRPAEFRAFFSYYNALMNKESGALSKADRELIVVATSAHNHCLYCVVSHSALHRIYSKKPMLADQVAVNYKVAELSAREKAMLDFALTVCRSETVTEEHLSTLEAHGFDREDIWDIAAIAAFFALSNRMAHLTDMRPNAEFYNMGRVPRDKAKASDGQVKDE; this is encoded by the exons ATGTCGTTACGAGGCGTTTTGAAGCTTAGTCTCCGCTCAAATTTTGGGTTATTG TACTCACTTACCCCAGCAAGCAGAGTTGGTGTGAAAACAGCAGGTACTCACACCagacacagcagcagcagcagcagttcAGAGCTCATCAGCCGGTATCCAGTGCCAAACAAGAAGAACCTGCCTTTTGATATTGTGGAGCTGATGGAGGAGGTTGAACAGAAG GGAGGGTTtttgcccaatgtcttcaaggtTCTCGCCCATCGTCCTGCTGAATTTCGGGCTTTCTTCTCTTACTATAATGCCCTTATGAACAAGGAAAGTG GTGCTCTGTCAAAAGCGGACCGGGAACTGATTGTGGTTGCAACCAGTGCTCACAATCACTGCTTGTATTGTGTGGTATCCCATAGTGCATTGCACCGCATCTATTCCAAAAAGCCCATGCTGGCTGATCAG GTTGCAGTTAATTACAAGGTTGCAGAGCTGAGCGCCCGTGAGAAGGCCATGCTGGACTTTGCTCTGACAGTCTGCAGGAGTGAAACAGTAACTGAAGAACATCTCAGCACCCTGGAGGCTCATGGTTTTGACCGAGAGGATATTTGGGACATTGCTGCCATTGCTGCCTTCTTTGCTCTGTCCAACCGCATGGCCCATCTGACTGACATGAGACCTAACGCAGAGTTTTACAACATGGGGAGAGTGCCGAGAGACAAAGCAAAAGCCTCTGATGGGCAGGTCAAGGACGAATAG